A part of Acidimicrobiales bacterium genomic DNA contains:
- a CDS encoding DUF58 domain-containing protein has translation MLTRTGWLLAGGALVALVVGRLLGAPELFVAGTVGAGLVVLAAVRVGLARLRLEVARELHPPRVHAGTPSRVELQVRNAGGRRTPVLHLRDPVTGTAGADLLLAPLRPGESARAAYRLPTERRGVLTVGPLDVVVTDPFGLAALATAAATATELTVYPRVDDVVPIPFTSGHDPHAGAEHPNALGRTGEDFYALRPYVVGDDLRRVHWPSTARRDELLVRQDELPWQGRATILLDVRRTTHTADSLELAVSAAASVVTASWNRRDLVRLVTTDGTDSGFGAGSAHVEAIMEHLATVPPTAAGTLRGVLDALTRSEGGGALVVILAGAPAVELPAVAHLRRRFGSLTTVLFEPSSWGSRSGGQVQPSPGAGNVVRVTGDLAFADAWNRVMRRRPAPRVTKAVPV, from the coding sequence GTGCTGACGAGGACCGGCTGGCTCCTGGCCGGCGGGGCGCTGGTCGCGCTCGTCGTCGGGCGCCTGCTCGGCGCGCCGGAGCTGTTCGTCGCCGGCACGGTCGGCGCCGGGCTCGTGGTGCTGGCCGCCGTCCGGGTCGGCCTCGCCCGCCTGCGCCTCGAGGTCGCCAGGGAGCTGCACCCGCCGCGGGTGCACGCCGGCACGCCGTCGCGGGTCGAGCTCCAGGTGCGCAACGCCGGCGGCCGGCGCACGCCCGTCCTCCACCTCAGGGACCCGGTGACGGGCACGGCCGGCGCCGACCTGCTCCTCGCCCCGCTGCGGCCCGGCGAGTCGGCGAGGGCCGCGTACCGGCTGCCGACCGAGCGCCGGGGGGTGCTCACCGTCGGCCCGCTCGACGTGGTCGTCACCGACCCGTTCGGGCTGGCCGCCCTGGCCACGGCGGCGGCCACGGCCACGGAGCTCACCGTCTACCCCCGGGTCGACGACGTCGTCCCGATCCCGTTCACGAGCGGGCACGACCCCCACGCCGGCGCCGAGCACCCGAACGCCCTCGGCCGCACCGGCGAGGACTTCTACGCGCTGCGGCCCTACGTCGTCGGCGACGACCTGCGCCGGGTCCACTGGCCGTCCACCGCCCGCCGGGACGAGCTCCTCGTCCGCCAGGACGAGCTGCCCTGGCAGGGGCGGGCGACCATCCTCCTCGACGTCCGCCGCACCACCCACACGGCCGACTCCCTCGAGCTGGCGGTGTCGGCGGCGGCCAGCGTGGTCACCGCGTCGTGGAACCGGCGCGACCTCGTCCGCCTCGTCACCACCGACGGGACCGACAGCGGGTTCGGCGCCGGCTCGGCCCACGTCGAGGCGATCATGGAGCACCTCGCGACGGTCCCGCCGACCGCCGCCGGCACGCTCAGGGGCGTGCTCGACGCGCTCACCCGCTCCGAGGGCGGCGGCGCGCTCGTGGTGATCCTCGCCGGCGCGCCCGCCGTCGAGCTGCCGGCCGTGGCCCACCTGCGGCGGCGCTTCGGCTCGCTCACCACCGTGCTCTTCGAGCCCTCCTCGTGGGGCAGCCGGTCGGGCGGCCAGGTGCAGCCGTCGCCCGGGGCGGGCAACGTCGTCCGGGTCACCGGCGACCTCGCGTTCGCCGACGCCTGGAACCGGGTCATGCGCCGTCGCCCGGCGCCGCGCGTCACCAAGGCGGTGCCGGTGTGA